One Methylophaga marina DNA window includes the following coding sequences:
- a CDS encoding type II secretion system F family protein yields the protein MDLRRQGITPLKVRKKPKDLFAPRKPKIKPSDIAVFSRMLATMMSSGVPLMQSLQIIGEGHENSSMQEMILAIKADVESGTSLAESLSKYPHHFDDLYVNLINAGEQSGALETLLHEIAAYQEKTEALKAKIKKALVYPASIVVVAFIVTAILMIFVIPQFESLFKGFGADLPGLTKLVIRVSEVFQEKWWLIFGIIIGAIYAAMESRKRSRKVQHFLDRMLLKIPVVGEIMRKAAIARFARTFSTMFKAGVPMVEAMTSVAGATGNVVFGEATLVMRDDVATGTQLNKAMIDVELFPNMVVQMVAIGEESGSLDAMLAKVAEFFESEVDDAVDNMTALLEPLIMVFLGGIVGTLVIAMYLPIFKLGAAI from the coding sequence ATGGATCTGCGTCGCCAAGGGATTACGCCGTTAAAAGTACGCAAAAAACCTAAAGACCTATTCGCGCCAAGAAAACCAAAAATCAAGCCGTCTGACATTGCTGTATTCAGCCGAATGCTAGCCACCATGATGTCTTCAGGTGTGCCACTAATGCAATCATTGCAAATTATCGGCGAAGGCCACGAAAACAGTAGTATGCAAGAAATGATTCTGGCCATTAAAGCTGATGTCGAGTCAGGCACGAGTCTGGCTGAATCCTTATCCAAATATCCTCATCATTTTGATGATTTATATGTCAACCTCATTAATGCCGGTGAGCAATCTGGTGCATTGGAAACGTTGTTACATGAAATTGCAGCCTATCAGGAGAAAACGGAGGCCTTAAAAGCTAAAATTAAAAAAGCCCTTGTTTACCCTGCCTCAATTGTCGTCGTGGCCTTTATTGTGACGGCCATCCTGATGATTTTTGTTATTCCCCAATTCGAGTCACTTTTCAAAGGCTTTGGGGCTGATCTGCCGGGTCTAACAAAGTTAGTCATCCGAGTATCCGAAGTTTTCCAGGAAAAATGGTGGTTAATTTTTGGCATCATTATCGGTGCCATCTATGCCGCGATGGAATCTCGTAAGCGCTCACGCAAGGTTCAACATTTCCTCGACAGGATGTTACTTAAAATTCCTGTTGTGGGTGAGATCATGCGTAAAGCCGCTATCGCCCGCTTTGCCAGAACTTTTTCAACCATGTTCAAAGCCGGTGTGCCGATGGTAGAGGCGATGACCTCCGTTGCTGGCGCCACCGGTAACGTAGTTTTTGGTGAAGCGACACTGGTTATGCGTGATGATGTTGCTACTGGCACACAATTGAACAAAGCCATGATTGATGTCGAATTATTCCCTAATATGGTTGTACAAATGGTTGCTATCGGTGAAGAGTCCGGCTCATTGGATGCTATGTTGGCGAAAGTTGCCGAATTCTTTGAAAGTGAAGTGGATGATGCTGTCGATAATATGACGGCTCTGTTAGAGCCTCTCATCATGGTGTTTTTGGGTGGTATTGTCGGCACTCTGGTTATTGCGATGTATCTTCCTATATTTAAACTCGGTGCAGCTATTTAA